From the genome of bacterium:
CCCGGCTACTGGGGCCGCAAGCCGTACTTTGACGAGGTCGTGTTCCGCGTCGTCCCGAACGCCGGTACCCGCGAGACGATGCTGCGCGCCGGCGACGTGCAGATGGCGTTCGAGCCGCCGGCGCCCGACGTGCCGGCGTTGCGCCGGGACGCAGGCCTTCGCGTCGTCGAGGGGCCGAGCGACCGCGATGTGTTCATCGGCCTCAACAATCAGTACGGGCCGCTCAAGGACGTGCGGGTCCGGCAGGCGCTCAACTACGCGATCAACAAGCAGGCGATCATCCACAGCGTGCTCTTCGGGCTGGCGACGGTACTCGAATCGCCGACCACACCGGCCCTTTTCGGGTACGCGAAGCTCCAGGCCGGCGGGTGGCCGTTCAACCCCGTGAAGGCGAAGGCCATGCTGGCGGAGGCCGGGTATGCCAACGGCTTTACCCTGAACTTCCGTACCCCGACCGGCCGCTACATCCAAGACTACCAGTTCGCGCAGGCCGTCGCCGCGCAGCTGGCCAACGTGGGGATCAAGGCCCAGATTCAAACCACCGACTGGCCGACCTACGTCAGCTGGATCCTGACCCCGCTCGAGCGGACGCCGCTGCAGATCTTCGTGCTGGGCTGGGCGACGCAGTACCTCGACGCGGACGGCGAGCTGTACGGGCAGTTCTACTCGGCGCAGGCGCCGCCGAAGGGGCTCGCGCCGTCGTTCTACAAGGACGCCAAGGTCGACGAGCTGCTGATCGCCGGGCAGACGACGTCGGATCCCAAGAGGCGCGAGGCGATCTATAAGGAAGCGCAGCAATTGATCTGGAACGACGCGCCGTGGATTTTCCTGTGGAGCCAGAACTTCTACGTGGTGACGAGCAGCCGCCTGGAAGGCGTGACGACCACGCCCAACGAGAAATGGGCGGCGATCTACGCCACGTGGAAGTAGGCGTCCGTCGAACGGGCTGACCGCGGGGCGCGGCGGAGCGGGTCATCGCCGGGGGCTTCCTCGCCTATGCGCTCCGCCGGCTCTTTGCGGCGGTGCCGACCCTCTTCGGGGTCACGCTCATCATTTTCTTCATGGTGCGGGTGCTCCCCGGCGACCCCGCGCGCGTGCTGGCCGGCCTGGAGGCGGACCAACACGAGGTGGACCGGATCCGCGTACAGTTGGGCCTCGACAAGCCGGCCCCGGTCCAGTACGCGTTCTTTCTCGAACACGCCCTGCGGGGCGACCTCGGCCGCTCGACCGTGACGCAGGCGCCGGTGTTGGCGGAAATCGCCGGCCGCCTCGGCCCGACGACGCTGCTCGCGGCCACTGCGACGATCCTCGCCGGCGTGCTCGGCGTCGCGTCGGGCATTCTCGTCAGCACGCGGCAGTACACGGCGGCGGACTACGCGCTGACGGTGCTTGCCCTCGCCGGCGTGAGCATCCCCGTGTACTGGCTCGGGCTCATGCTGATGCTGGTGTTCGCGGTGGCCCTCCACCTGTTACCCGCCGGCGGCGACACCGCGCCGCAGAGCCTGATTCTGCCGTCGATCACGCTCGCGGCTTTCAGCCTCGCGATCATCGAGCGCATGACCCGCAGCAGCATGCTCGAGAGCCTGCGGCAGGACTACGTCCGCACGGCGCGCGCCAAGGGCCTCGCGGACCAGGTCGTCGTGTACCGCCACGCGCTGCGGAACGCCCTCATCCCGGTCGTGACGGTGCTCGGGCTGCAGTTCGGCGCGCTGATCGGCGGCGCCATCCTGACGGAGACCACCTTCGCGTGGCCCGGGATCGGGCGCCTCTTGGTCGACGCGATCGCCCGGCGTGATTACCCGATGATCCAGGGCGTGGTGCTGCTGTTCGCGGTGACTTTCGTGCTGGTCAATCTGGCCGTGGACCTCTTGTATGGCTACATCGATCCGCGTATCCGCTTCGGTTAGGCCGGCCGGCGAGCGGGCGTTCCGCCATCCGCTGGCGGTGCTCGGCCGGCTCGCGCGCAACCGGGCCGCCGTGGCCGGCTTCGCCGTGCTCGCCCTCATGGCGGCCGCCGCGCTGCTGGCCGGGGCGCTGCTGCCCTACGGGGCGGAGACCGCCGATTTCAACGCGGTGCTGCAGCCGCCCAGCCGGGCTCATCTCTTCGGCACGGATCAGCTCGGCCGCGACATCCTGGCGCGCATCGTCTACGGCGGCCGCATCTCGCTGCTAATCGGCGCCCTGGCCGTCGCGGTCGGCGCGGCGGTCGGCGTTCCGCTCGGCGTGGTGTCCGGTTTCTACCGCGGCCGCACGGACGCGTTGATCCAGCGCGGCGTCGACATCATGCTGTCGTTCCCCGGCTTCCTGCTCGCGCTGACGCTGATCAGTCTGCTCGGCGTCGGCCCGCGCAACGTCGTCCTCAGCGTCGGCATCGCGTCGGTGCCGGTGTACGTGCGGCTCGTCCGCAGCGTCACGCTGTCGGTGCGGGAACTGGCTTACGTCGAGTCGGCGCGGGCGATCGGGCTGCCGGATCTGCGGATCATGCTGCGCCACGTGCTGCCCAACACCGCCGCCCCGATCATCGTCCAGTCTTCACTGCAGCTGGGCGTCGCGCTGCTGACCGCGGCGGGGCTTGGGTTCCTCGGCATCGGCGTCACCCCGCCTACGCCCGAATGGGGCACGATGCTCGGCGAAGCGCAGACCTACGTCCTCACCGCCTGGTACATGGGGACGTTCCCGGGCCTCGCGATCTTCGCCGCGGTGATGGCGTTCAATCTGCTCGGCGACGGCCTGCGCGACGCCCTGGATCCGAGGATGAAAACCCTCTGAGGCGGGCTCTACTCCTCGAAGCCCCAGGAACTGACGCGGCGGGGCGTCACCTCGACGATGACCGAGTCGCGCTCGCCGATCGCGGATTCCTTGGGGTACTGAGGGTACTTGCGATAGAGCAGATCGCGGAGCTTTCGAAACCGCGGGCCGCTTTCGATGAGCGCGGCCGACCCCTCGATCGTCACCCCCCGCAGGAGGCTCCAGTCCTCGGAGTACACGTCCACGCTCATCGCGATGTTCGGGTTCGCCCGCAGGTGGCGAACCTTGAGGCTGTCCTTTCCCGCGGCGAAGTAGACGCGCCCGTCGTCGGCGGCGTGGCAGACCGGCACGACGTGTGGACGCCCGTCGCGCCCGGCCGTGGCAATCCGGGATACCCGTTCCATCGCGACGATCTTGGCGAGGTCTTTGCGCAGCCGCATGGGGGCTCACCTCCGCACGCCGCGCGCCTCGAGCCGGGCTGTGGTGGCGGCGCGGCCGGACGCCGGGTTACCTTTATTATGCCGCGGACTAGCCTCCGCAGGAGGGCAGGATGGCCGTGAAGATCGCCGACGTCAAGGTTTACGTGATGGGATCGGCGTGGCGCAACTTCGTCTTCGCCCTTGTCCGCACGGACGACGGGCTCGAGGGCGTCGGCGAGGCGCGGCCCGTGAACCGCGAGGAGGCCGTCGCGGCGTATCTCGAGGCGATCACGCACCGCTACGTGCTCGGCAGCGATCCGTTCAACGTCGAAGATCTGCTGCTGCGCGTCACCCGAGACGACTATGAAGTGCCCGGCGCGACGGAGATGACGGCGATCGCGATCGTCGAGATGGCGTGCTGGGACATCATCGGTAAATCACTCGGCCAGCCGGTCTACCGGCTGCTCGGCGGGCGGTGCCGGGAGCGGATCAAGGCCTACGCGAACGGCTGGTACCAGGTGGTCCGCGCGCCGGAGGAATTCGCGCAGGCCGCGCGCCGCGTGGTGGCGCGCGGGTACCGCGCGCTGAAGTTCGATCCGTTCGGCGCCGGCGCGGGCGAACTGAGCCGCGCGGAGCACCGCCGGTCGGTCGAACTCGTCTACGCGGTGCGGGACGCGATCGGCCCCGAGGTCGAGTTGTTCGTCGAGATGCACGGCCGGTTTACCGCCTCGCAGGCGATCGCGCTCGCGCGCGATTTGGAGGGCGCGGCTCCGGGCTGGCTCGAGGAGCCGGTGCCCCCCGACCAGCCCGCGGCGCTGGCGCGGGTGGCGGCGCACACGCCGCTGCCGATCGCCACCGGCGAACGGCTGCACACCCGCGCGGCGTTCCGCGACCTGTTCATGCTGGGCGCGGTGGACGTGGCGCAGCCCGATCTTTCGCACTGCGGCGGAATTTTGGAGGCGAAGAAAATCGCGGCGATGGCCGAGGCCCACGGCGTGGCGCTGGCGCCGCACAACGTCGGCGCATCGGTCAGCACCGCCGCGGCGCTCCACCTGGCCGCGTGCGTACCCAACCTCAAGATTCAGGAATACTTCAACGACTTCGACGACCCGTTCGTGGCGGAGACAGCGACGGGGTTGCCGCCCGTCACGGACGGTTGCTTCGCGCTCCCGGAGCGCCCCGGGCTCGGCGTGACGTTCAACGAGGACGTGGTGCTTGCGCACCCGTACCGCCGCCAGCACTTCAATCTGTTCGCGGAGGACTGGCAGCGCCGCCAGGCCAAGCCCGTGCCCTGACGCCCGCCAGAGCAGGGGGCGCGGCACACCCATCACGAACCGCCTAGTGGTTCGACGTCAGCGCGTCCGGCCGGCCGGGGTGAAACTGAGGCCGGCCAACCCCGTGGGGCGACCCCTGTTTCTCGAACGGAGGCCCGATGTGGCGACGCCCGTGAAGATCGGCCTGATCGGCTGCGGCAGCATTGCCCGCGGCGCGCATCTGCCCGCGATGGACGCGCTGCGGGACCGCGTCGCACTTGTCGCCGCGGCCGACTTGAATCGCGAGGCGGCCCAGGCGGCCGCATCATCGTGGGGCGCGGATGCCTACGCCGACGGCCGCCGGGTGGTCGACCGCGAAGACGTCGAGGCCGTCGTGATCACGACACCCGAGGCCGCGCACCGGGAGTGGACGGTCGCCGCCGCGGCGGCCGGCAAGCACGTCCTCTGCGAGAAGCCGATGGCCCCGTCGCTGGACGACGCCGACGCGATGGTCGACGCGTGCCGCCGTGCCGGCGTCCACCTGATGATCGGCCACAGCCGCCGTTTCACCCGCCGTTACATGGAGATCCGCCGCGCGATCGACCGCGGCGAAATCGGCTCCGTCCGGCTCGTCCGCGAGAACGAGCGGCGCCCCGGTGCGCGCGCCGGCCGGCCCGGTTATTACACGAAGTCGCACTGGACCGGGGATCCGTCGGTGTCGGTGGGCGCGGCGCTCACGAACGGCATCCACGAGGCCGACCTGCTGCGCTGGTTCGCGGGATCGGAGCCCTCGTCGGTCTTTGCCGAGCACAAGGTCACGATCGAAGACAACCCGGGCGTGCCGGATTTCATCACCTGGACGGTACGGTTCGCCAACGGGGCGCTCGGTTCGAGCGAGGTCAGCAACTGCCTGCCGCCGGGCTATCCCGCGTTCCACCAGTGCGAGGTCTACGGGCTGCGCGGGGCGATCCGCGCCCGGGACCACGAGCTCGTGAGCCTCACGCGCTTCCGCGATGGGGCCGCGGATTATCCCGAGAGCACGCACATTTTGCTGCACAATCAGACGGCCTACACCCGCGAGCACGCGGCGTTCGTCGACGCCATCCGGTCGGGACGGCCGCTGCCGCTGGCGCCGGAGGACGCGCGCGCGGCTTTGCGGGTGGCCCTCGCCGCGGTGGAGTCCGCCCGCACCGGCGCCGTGGTGTCGCTCCTGGATGCCGGCGCCGCGGAGGCGCGCGCGTGACCGGCGCGCCCGTCTCGATCGGCATCGTGGGCGGCGGCCGGCACGCGGTCGCGCTCGGCGACCACCACGCGCCGCTGCCCGGCGTGCGCATCGCCCGGTGGGCGGCCAGCCCGGGCGCCGCGGACCTGTCGATGATCCGGGAACTCGCCGTCCGCCTCGAGGCCCCGTTCGCCCGGGACTGGGAGGCGCTGGCTCGGGATCCCGACCTGCGCGCGGTGCTGATCCTGGGCGAATCGGGCGGCGCCGCGATGGCGGCCGAGGCGGCGCTCGGCGCCGGCAAGATTGTGTTTTGCGCCGCGCCGGCGGCGATCCGGGCCGAAGAGGCGAACCGTCTCGCGGGCGCCGCCGCCGGCGGGCGCGGCGTGCTCCTCGCCGGGGGCACGGTGCGCCACTCGCCGGCCGGCCGGGAGGCGCTGCGCCTGATCGCGGGCGGCGACCTCGGACCGCTGCACTCGCTCTTCGCCTCCGTACGGCTGCCGGCGGGCGGCAACGGCGACCGGCCCGGCCCGGCGCATCGGCCGGTGCTCGAGGACGCCGCGTGGGATCTCCTCGACTTTATCGTGGCCGCCACCGCGGCCGTGCCGTCGCGCGTGCACGCACACGTCGACACGCTGTTCGGGACCGGGGCCGCCGATACCGCGGTCGGCGTCATCC
Proteins encoded in this window:
- a CDS encoding mandelate racemase/muconate lactonizing enzyme family protein, with amino-acid sequence MKIADVKVYVMGSAWRNFVFALVRTDDGLEGVGEARPVNREEAVAAYLEAITHRYVLGSDPFNVEDLLLRVTRDDYEVPGATEMTAIAIVEMACWDIIGKSLGQPVYRLLGGRCRERIKAYANGWYQVVRAPEEFAQAARRVVARGYRALKFDPFGAGAGELSRAEHRRSVELVYAVRDAIGPEVELFVEMHGRFTASQAIALARDLEGAAPGWLEEPVPPDQPAALARVAAHTPLPIATGERLHTRAAFRDLFMLGAVDVAQPDLSHCGGILEAKKIAAMAEAHGVALAPHNVGASVSTAAALHLAACVPNLKIQEYFNDFDDPFVAETATGLPPVTDGCFALPERPGLGVTFNEDVVLAHPYRRQHFNLFAEDWQRRQAKPVP
- a CDS encoding ABC transporter substrate-binding protein produces the protein MMRTGLYRVGALVTACAVALTLGIPYGGQAAAPTSLHVAIGIDADTLDPEGQTTTTVANMVDYMFDSLVWPNDERSGVKPGEPQYTKLVPQLATSWTVSRDGLTYTFKLRQGVKFHDGTDFNADAVKFNVQRWLDPAVRNPNRYYFTDIDTSRIETPDPSTIVLHLKQPSPTLLGRIASGVGEILSPAAVRKIGNDKIPLGPLDAGTGPYVFKEWVHGDHITLVRNPGYWGRKPYFDEVVFRVVPNAGTRETMLRAGDVQMAFEPPAPDVPALRRDAGLRVVEGPSDRDVFIGLNNQYGPLKDVRVRQALNYAINKQAIIHSVLFGLATVLESPTTPALFGYAKLQAGGWPFNPVKAKAMLAEAGYANGFTLNFRTPTGRYIQDYQFAQAVAAQLANVGIKAQIQTTDWPTYVSWILTPLERTPLQIFVLGWATQYLDADGELYGQFYSAQAPPKGLAPSFYKDAKVDELLIAGQTTSDPKRREAIYKEAQQLIWNDAPWIFLWSQNFYVVTSSRLEGVTTTPNEKWAAIYATWK
- a CDS encoding pyridoxamine 5'-phosphate oxidase family protein yields the protein MRLRKDLAKIVAMERVSRIATAGRDGRPHVVPVCHAADDGRVYFAAGKDSLKVRHLRANPNIAMSVDVYSEDWSLLRGVTIEGSAALIESGPRFRKLRDLLYRKYPQYPKESAIGERDSVIVEVTPRRVSSWGFEE
- a CDS encoding ABC transporter permease; protein product: MATSIRVSASVRPAGERAFRHPLAVLGRLARNRAAVAGFAVLALMAAAALLAGALLPYGAETADFNAVLQPPSRAHLFGTDQLGRDILARIVYGGRISLLIGALAVAVGAAVGVPLGVVSGFYRGRTDALIQRGVDIMLSFPGFLLALTLISLLGVGPRNVVLSVGIASVPVYVRLVRSVTLSVRELAYVESARAIGLPDLRIMLRHVLPNTAAPIIVQSSLQLGVALLTAAGLGFLGIGVTPPTPEWGTMLGEAQTYVLTAWYMGTFPGLAIFAAVMAFNLLGDGLRDALDPRMKTL
- a CDS encoding Gfo/Idh/MocA family oxidoreductase, whose product is MTGAPVSIGIVGGGRHAVALGDHHAPLPGVRIARWAASPGAADLSMIRELAVRLEAPFARDWEALARDPDLRAVLILGESGGAAMAAEAALGAGKIVFCAAPAAIRAEEANRLAGAAAGGRGVLLAGGTVRHSPAGREALRLIAGGDLGPLHSLFASVRLPAGGNGDRPGPAHRPVLEDAAWDLLDFIVAATAAVPSRVHAHVDTLFGTGAADTAVGVIRFDNDLIATVELARCLPPSVPASADGEVEIEVIGGRQAIRLQPSATAVSVYGRGATLRPWLDAPVISMVETLAAAAGTDAGADRVRADGVATVRRTVELMEAIRAAASRSARGG
- a CDS encoding ABC transporter permease, which gives rise to MAGGFLAYALRRLFAAVPTLFGVTLIIFFMVRVLPGDPARVLAGLEADQHEVDRIRVQLGLDKPAPVQYAFFLEHALRGDLGRSTVTQAPVLAEIAGRLGPTTLLAATATILAGVLGVASGILVSTRQYTAADYALTVLALAGVSIPVYWLGLMLMLVFAVALHLLPAGGDTAPQSLILPSITLAAFSLAIIERMTRSSMLESLRQDYVRTARAKGLADQVVVYRHALRNALIPVVTVLGLQFGALIGGAILTETTFAWPGIGRLLVDAIARRDYPMIQGVVLLFAVTFVLVNLAVDLLYGYIDPRIRFG
- a CDS encoding Gfo/Idh/MocA family oxidoreductase gives rise to the protein MATPVKIGLIGCGSIARGAHLPAMDALRDRVALVAAADLNREAAQAAASSWGADAYADGRRVVDREDVEAVVITTPEAAHREWTVAAAAAGKHVLCEKPMAPSLDDADAMVDACRRAGVHLMIGHSRRFTRRYMEIRRAIDRGEIGSVRLVRENERRPGARAGRPGYYTKSHWTGDPSVSVGAALTNGIHEADLLRWFAGSEPSSVFAEHKVTIEDNPGVPDFITWTVRFANGALGSSEVSNCLPPGYPAFHQCEVYGLRGAIRARDHELVSLTRFRDGAADYPESTHILLHNQTAYTREHAAFVDAIRSGRPLPLAPEDARAALRVALAAVESARTGAVVSLLDAGAAEARA